A section of the Candidatus Manganitrophus noduliformans genome encodes:
- a CDS encoding L,D-transpeptidase has protein sequence MIHGVRNGFGWLGRLHLLFDWTAGCVAVTNPEIEELWRVVPVGTEVEITS, from the coding sequence ATGATTCATGGCGTTCGTAACGGCTTCGGTTGGCTGGGGCGACTCCATCTGCTTTTTGATTGGACGGCGGGATGTGTTGCGGTGACCAATCCGGAGATTGAAGAGCTCTGGAGGGTAGTGCCGGTGGGGACGGAGGTCGAGATTACTTCTTAA
- a CDS encoding Ig-like domain-containing protein has protein sequence MAFMVGCGGGSGSDESTPEVASITFSSATFPLAAGTIVVGQSATLTAEARDIDGNVITGVTFSWASSNNNVATVTDGVVTGVAPGIALITALVGNVTSNTLTLTVSLGPVQ, from the coding sequence ATGGCATTCATGGTTGGATGCGGTGGGGGCAGCGGTTCTGACGAGTCGACTCCAGAAGTTGCTTCGATTACCTTCTCCTCTGCCACTTTTCCACTCGCTGCCGGCACGATTGTCGTCGGCCAAAGCGCAACCCTTACTGCCGAGGCAAGAGATATCGACGGCAACGTGATCACGGGGGTCACTTTCTCCTGGGCTTCTTCGAATAACAACGTCGCCACCGTAACAGATGGCGTAGTCACCGGCGTTGCACCTGGAATAGCTCTGATTACGGCGTTGGTCGGTAATGTCACCAGCAACACCCTCACACTCACTGTGAGCCTTGGTCCTGTGCAATAA